The following proteins are co-located in the Pseudomonas fluorescens genome:
- the ptsP gene encoding phosphoenolpyruvate--protein phosphotransferase has protein sequence MSYNNNELTLSAPLSGPVLTLGNVPDEVFASGAMGDGIAIDPLNDCLHAPCDGVIIHVARTGHALTIRAENGAEVLMHVGIDTVELNGEGFALLVKEGARVSQGQALVQFDLDRIARQCKSLISLIILTNGERFELRPVAGKTVKVGEPLLHIVARSAALSPAAVDNSVTEVRASVRITHRGGLHARPAALVRKTAQGFSSYAELHFAGKSAPCDSLIGLMGLGIGEGDEVRITCRGKDCEAALQALVAALSVAVSEEHHAPVAVAPRRVSTEAGVLQGVCAAPGLVCGPLFRLTGIELPQDTGNHVADEQLQHLDTALEHVRGEIRITLEHARQRKNVEEEDIFAAHLALLEDPTLLDAATGAIEHGSAATHAWRDAIQAQCAVLLALGKPLFAERANDLRDLQQRVLRALLGQAWHFELPAGAIVSAHELTPSDLLQLSAQNAVGICMAEGGATSHVAILARGKGLPCVVALGAEVLDVPQGQRVVLDAANGRLELAPSEARHAEVHQIRDAQTLRRQQQQAFAQEPARTTDGVSIEVAANVASSAEAQVAFENGADGVGLLRTEFLFVDRRTAPDEQEQRQAYQAVLDAMGDKSVIIRTIDVGGDKQLDYLPLPVEANPVLGLRGIRMAQVRPELLDQQLRALLQVSPLERCRILLPMVSEVDELLQIRQRLDELCAELELTQRPELGVMIEVPAAALMADQLAQHADFLSIGTNDLSQYTLAMDRDHAGLAARVDALHPALLRLIAQTCAGAAKHGRWVGICGALASDPLATPVLIGLGVSELSVSPPQIGEIKDRVRHLDAAQCRQLSQGLLDLSSAKAVRQACQHHWPLS, from the coding sequence ATGTCTTACAACAATAATGAATTGACCCTAAGCGCCCCACTCAGTGGCCCGGTGCTGACCCTGGGCAACGTTCCCGACGAAGTGTTCGCCAGCGGCGCCATGGGCGACGGTATTGCCATCGACCCGCTGAATGACTGCCTGCACGCGCCCTGTGACGGGGTGATTATCCATGTCGCCCGCACCGGGCATGCGCTGACGATTCGCGCCGAAAATGGTGCCGAGGTGCTGATGCATGTGGGCATCGACACCGTGGAGCTGAATGGCGAAGGGTTTGCGCTGCTCGTGAAGGAAGGCGCACGGGTGAGTCAGGGCCAGGCGCTGGTGCAGTTTGATCTAGACCGCATCGCACGCCAGTGCAAAAGCCTGATCAGCCTGATCATTCTGACCAATGGCGAGCGCTTTGAGCTGCGGCCGGTAGCGGGAAAAACCGTCAAGGTGGGTGAGCCGTTGCTGCACATTGTTGCGCGCTCGGCAGCGCTGTCGCCGGCGGCTGTGGATAACTCGGTCACCGAAGTGCGCGCCAGCGTGCGCATTACCCACCGGGGCGGTTTGCATGCACGCCCCGCCGCGCTGGTGCGCAAGACCGCGCAAGGGTTCAGCAGCTATGCAGAGTTGCACTTCGCCGGTAAGTCAGCGCCGTGCGACAGCCTGATTGGTTTGATGGGGTTGGGCATTGGTGAAGGTGATGAAGTGCGGATCACCTGTCGCGGCAAGGATTGCGAGGCGGCGTTGCAGGCGTTGGTGGCCGCACTCTCGGTGGCTGTGAGTGAAGAACACCACGCGCCGGTAGCCGTGGCACCGCGTCGGGTGAGCACCGAAGCCGGTGTGTTGCAAGGCGTGTGCGCCGCGCCCGGTCTGGTCTGCGGGCCGCTGTTTCGCCTCACCGGTATCGAACTGCCGCAAGACACGGGCAACCATGTCGCCGACGAACAACTGCAGCACCTGGACACCGCGCTGGAGCACGTGCGCGGCGAAATCCGCATTACCCTGGAGCATGCACGGCAACGCAAGAATGTCGAAGAAGAAGACATCTTCGCCGCCCACCTTGCGCTATTGGAAGACCCCACGCTGCTGGACGCCGCAACCGGCGCCATCGAACACGGCAGCGCCGCCACCCACGCCTGGCGCGATGCAATCCAGGCGCAATGCGCAGTGTTGCTGGCCCTGGGCAAACCGCTGTTTGCCGAGCGCGCCAACGACCTGCGCGACCTGCAACAACGCGTACTGCGTGCGCTGTTGGGGCAAGCCTGGCACTTCGAATTGCCGGCCGGTGCGATTGTCAGCGCCCATGAACTGACCCCCTCCGACCTGCTGCAATTGAGCGCGCAAAACGCCGTAGGCATTTGCATGGCCGAAGGCGGCGCCACGTCCCACGTCGCGATTTTGGCCCGCGGCAAAGGCTTGCCCTGTGTGGTCGCGCTGGGCGCCGAAGTGCTCGATGTGCCCCAAGGCCAACGCGTGGTGCTGGACGCGGCCAACGGTCGCCTGGAACTGGCACCCAGCGAGGCGCGCCACGCTGAAGTGCACCAGATTCGCGATGCGCAAACCCTGCGCCGCCAACAGCAACAGGCCTTCGCGCAGGAGCCGGCGCGCACCACCGATGGCGTGAGCATTGAAGTCGCTGCCAATGTCGCCTCCAGCGCCGAAGCCCAAGTGGCCTTTGAAAACGGCGCCGATGGCGTTGGCCTGTTGCGCACCGAATTCCTGTTTGTCGACCGCCGCACCGCGCCGGATGAGCAGGAGCAACGCCAGGCCTACCAGGCCGTGCTGGACGCCATGGGCGACAAGTCGGTGATCATCCGCACCATCGACGTGGGCGGCGACAAACAGCTCGACTACCTGCCGCTGCCCGTCGAAGCCAACCCGGTGTTGGGCCTGCGCGGGATTCGCATGGCACAAGTGCGCCCGGAACTGCTCGACCAACAATTGCGCGCCCTGCTGCAAGTCAGCCCGCTGGAACGTTGCCGCATCCTGTTGCCGATGGTCAGCGAGGTCGATGAACTGCTGCAGATCCGCCAGCGTCTGGATGAACTCTGCGCGGAGCTGGAACTGACCCAGCGCCCGGAACTGGGCGTGATGATCGAAGTGCCCGCCGCCGCGCTGATGGCCGACCAACTGGCCCAGCACGCGGACTTCCTGTCCATTGGCACCAATGACCTGTCCCAGTACACCCTGGCCATGGACCGCGACCACGCCGGCCTCGCCGCCCGGGTCGATGCGCTGCACCCGGCCTTGCTACGGCTGATCGCCCAGACTTGCGCGGGGGCGGCCAAACACGGGCGTTGGGTCGGCATCTGCGGCGCCCTCGCGTCCGACCCGCTGGCCACGCCGGTGCTTATTGGCCTGGGTGTCAGCGAACTGTCCGTCAGCCCGCCGCAAATCGGAGAAATCAAGGACCGTGTCCGCCACCTGGACGCGGCGCAATGCCGGCAATTGAGCCAAGGCCTGCTCGACCTGAGCAGCGCCAAGGCCGTTCGCCAAGCCTGTCAACACCACTGGCCGCTGAGCTGA
- the nagE gene encoding N-acetylglucosamine-specific PTS transporter subunit IIBC, whose translation MYQHFIEGLQRLGRALMLPIAILPIAGLLLRLGDTDLLNIAVMHDAGQAIFANLALIFAIGIAVGFARDNNGTAGLAGAIGYLVMISTLKVMDTTINMGMLAGIASGLMAGGLYNRFKDIKLPEYLAFFGGRRFVPIVTGFSAVALGVIFGLIWPPIQHGINSFGVLLMESGSFGAFVFGVFNRLLIVTGLHHILNNMAWFVFGSFTDPTTGAIVTGDLTRYFAGDPKGGQFMTGMFPVMLFGLPAACLAMYRNALPERRKVMGGIFLSMALTSFLTGVTEPIEFAFMFLAPFLYLIHAVLTGLSMAVTNMLNIHLGFTFSGGFIDMVLGWGKSTNGWLVFPVGLAYAVIYYSVFNYCIRRFNLKTPGREDIQVVQAEVMTDNQRASAYIRALGGAENLLSVGACTTRLRLDMVDRNKAVDAQLKALGAMAVVRPGNGGSLQVVVGPMADSIADEIRLAMPSFVASAPVAAQPVDKPVAVNVQEAEKWLNALGGRTNVRQLEAVAMTRLRVELGDDSVLSEADLTALGCQGVSQLDSGVWHLLIGDKALGLGEALERLVGGRKVGARV comes from the coding sequence ATGTACCAACACTTTATCGAAGGCTTGCAACGCCTCGGCCGCGCGCTGATGCTGCCGATCGCGATTCTGCCGATCGCCGGCCTCTTGCTGCGCCTGGGCGACACCGATCTTTTGAACATCGCGGTGATGCACGATGCCGGGCAAGCAATTTTCGCCAACCTGGCGCTGATCTTCGCCATCGGTATTGCGGTGGGTTTTGCCCGCGACAATAACGGCACGGCAGGTTTGGCCGGGGCGATTGGTTACCTGGTGATGATCTCCACGCTCAAGGTGATGGACACCACCATCAACATGGGCATGCTCGCCGGTATCGCCAGCGGCTTGATGGCCGGTGGGCTGTATAACCGCTTCAAGGACATCAAGCTGCCGGAGTACCTGGCCTTCTTTGGTGGGCGACGGTTTGTGCCGATTGTCACCGGGTTTTCGGCGGTCGCCCTGGGGGTGATCTTTGGCCTGATCTGGCCGCCGATCCAGCACGGCATCAACAGTTTTGGCGTGCTGCTGATGGAAAGCGGCAGCTTTGGTGCCTTCGTGTTTGGCGTGTTCAACCGCCTGCTGATCGTCACCGGCCTGCACCATATCCTCAACAACATGGCGTGGTTTGTGTTCGGCAGCTTTACCGACCCAACCACCGGCGCCATCGTCACCGGCGACCTGACCCGCTATTTTGCAGGCGACCCGAAAGGCGGCCAGTTCATGACCGGTATGTTCCCGGTCATGCTGTTCGGCCTGCCCGCCGCGTGCCTGGCGATGTACCGCAATGCACTGCCGGAACGCCGCAAGGTGATGGGCGGGATTTTCCTGTCGATGGCGCTGACCTCGTTTTTGACCGGAGTGACTGAGCCGATCGAATTCGCGTTTATGTTCCTCGCACCATTTTTGTACCTGATCCACGCGGTGCTCACCGGCCTGTCGATGGCCGTGACCAACATGCTGAATATCCACCTCGGGTTTACCTTCTCCGGTGGCTTTATCGACATGGTGCTCGGTTGGGGCAAATCCACCAACGGCTGGCTGGTATTCCCGGTCGGGTTGGCTTACGCGGTGATCTACTACAGCGTGTTCAACTATTGCATTCGTCGGTTCAACCTGAAGACACCGGGGCGTGAAGACATCCAGGTGGTGCAGGCTGAGGTGATGACCGATAACCAGCGGGCCAGTGCCTACATCCGCGCACTCGGCGGTGCAGAGAATTTGCTGAGTGTCGGCGCGTGCACTACACGTCTGCGCCTGGACATGGTGGATCGCAACAAGGCGGTGGATGCGCAGTTGAAAGCACTGGGCGCCATGGCTGTGGTTCGGCCGGGTAACGGCGGGAGTTTGCAGGTGGTCGTAGGGCCAATGGCCGACAGCATCGCCGATGAGATCCGCCTGGCGATGCCGTCGTTTGTTGCCAGTGCGCCGGTGGCCGCCCAGCCTGTGGATAAACCGGTTGCGGTGAATGTGCAGGAGGCCGAGAAGTGGCTGAATGCTTTAGGCGGCCGCACGAATGTGCGCCAGCTGGAAGCGGTGGCGATGACCCGATTGCGGGTGGAACTGGGGGATGATTCGGTGCTGTCTGAAGCGGACCTGACTGCGCTGGGTTGCCAGGGTGTGAGCCAGCTGGACAGCGGGGTTTGGCACCTGTTGATTGGTGACAAGGCCTTGGGGTTGGGTGAGGCTTTGGAGCGGTTGGTCGGTGGCCGCAAGGTCGGTGCCAGGGTTTAG
- a CDS encoding DUF6124 family protein, whose translation MIKDSPNLPSDSQPTDQVFTVLPNLNSETLLANASQDLASVQALAGNLAFDIDGPQRDAVLGIHRMLEGIQLMVDRVLDLFEVPEQK comes from the coding sequence ATGATCAAAGACAGTCCAAATCTCCCATCTGATTCTCAGCCCACCGACCAAGTCTTCACCGTCCTCCCCAACCTGAACAGCGAAACCCTGCTCGCCAATGCCTCCCAAGACCTGGCATCCGTGCAGGCGCTGGCGGGCAATCTGGCGTTTGACATCGACGGCCCACAGCGTGATGCAGTGCTGGGGATTCATCGGATGCTGGAAGGTATTCAGTTGATGGTGGACCGGGTGTTGGATCTATTTGAGGTGCCTGAACAGAAGTGA
- a CDS encoding NGG1p interacting factor NIF3, with product MYKLSFFVPDSHVETVKTAVFAAGGGHIGDYDSCAWQVLGQGQFRALDGSQPFIGQVGQVEVVEEWKVELVVADELIVAVVAALKLSHPYETPAYEVWQLADF from the coding sequence GTGTACAAGCTCAGCTTCTTTGTGCCCGACAGCCATGTGGAGACGGTGAAAACCGCCGTCTTCGCCGCTGGCGGAGGGCACATCGGCGACTACGACAGCTGCGCCTGGCAAGTGCTGGGCCAGGGCCAATTTCGCGCGTTGGACGGCAGCCAGCCGTTTATCGGGCAAGTCGGCCAGGTTGAAGTGGTTGAAGAATGGAAAGTTGAGCTGGTGGTGGCGGATGAGTTGATCGTGGCGGTTGTAGCCGCGTTGAAACTGAGCCATCCCTATGAGACACCGGCCTATGAGGTGTGGCAGTTGGCGGATTTTTGA
- the purL gene encoding phosphoribosylformylglycinamidine synthase, with product MLILRGAPALSAFRHSKLLEQLSQKVPAVTGLYAEFAHFADVTGVLTADEQQVLARLLKYGPSVPVQEPNGRLFLVLPRFGTISPWSSKASDIARNCGLEKIQRLERGIAFYVAGQFSDAEAELIASSLHDRMTQIIVSQLEQAGGLFSHAEPKPLTAIDVLGGGRAALEKANTELGLALAEDEIDYLVNAFNGLKRNPHDIELMMFAQANSEHCRHKIFNASWDIDGESQEKSLFGMIKNTYVMHSEGVLSAYKDNASVIVGSVAGRFFPDPETRQYGAVQEPVHILMKVETHNHPTAIAPFPGAATGSGGEIRDEGATGRGAKPKAGLTGFTVSNLQIPGFEQPWEVPYGKPERIVTALDIMIEGPLGGAAFNNEFGRPALTGYFRTFEQSITTPRGDEVRGYHKPIMLAGGMGNIREEHVKKGEILVGSKLIVLGGPAMLIGLGGGAASSMATGTSSADLDFASVQRENPEMERRCQEVIDRCWQLGDKNPISFIHDVGAGGLSNAFPELVNDGDRGGRFELRNIPNDEPGMAPHEIWSNESQERYVLAVGPEDFARFQAICERERCPFAVVGEATAEPQLTVTDSHFGNSPVDMPLEVLLGKAPRMHRSAVREAELGDDFDPSTLELADSIERVLHHPAVASKSFLITIGDRTITGLVARDQMVGPWQVPVADVAVTATSFDVYTGEAMAMGERTPLALLDAPASGRMAIGETLTNIAASRIGKLSDIKLSANWMSAAGHPGEDARLYDTVKAVGMELCPELGITIPVGKDSMSMATRWNEDGTDKSVTSPLSLIVTGFAPVTDIRQTLTPQLRMDKGTTDLILIDLGRGQNRMGASILAQTHGKLGKHAPDVDDAEDLKAFFAVIQGLNADGHLLAYHDRSDGGLLTSVVEMAFAGHCGLNIVLDSVAEDAAEINGILFNEELGAVIQVRQDATPDVLAQFSAAGLDDCVAVIGQPINNGEINISFNGDTVFAGQRRLLQRQWAETSYQIQRLRDNADCAEQEFDVILEEDNPGLSTKLSFDVNQDIAAPYIKKGIRPQVAVLREQGVNGQVEMAAAFDRAGFNAIDVHMSDILAGRVDLNEFKGLVACGGFSYGDVLGAGEGWAKSALFNSRARDAFQGFFERNDSFTLGVCNGCQMMSNLHELIPGSEFWPHFVRNRSEQFEARVAMVQVQESNSIFLQGMAGSRMPIAIAHGEGHAEFSSEEALLEADLSGCVAMRFVDNHGKVTESYPANPNGSPRGITGLTSRDGRVTIMMPHPERVFRAVQNSWRPEEWNEDGAWMRMFRNARVWVN from the coding sequence ATGTTGATCCTGCGCGGCGCTCCTGCCCTTTCTGCCTTTCGCCACAGCAAACTCCTTGAGCAACTGAGCCAAAAGGTTCCAGCTGTTACAGGCTTGTATGCTGAATTTGCTCACTTCGCCGACGTTACCGGCGTCTTGACCGCCGACGAACAGCAAGTGCTCGCACGCCTTCTGAAGTACGGCCCCAGCGTTCCCGTTCAAGAGCCAAACGGCCGCTTGTTCCTGGTTCTGCCGCGGTTCGGCACCATCTCGCCCTGGTCGAGCAAGGCCAGTGATATCGCGCGTAACTGCGGCCTGGAAAAAATCCAGCGCCTGGAACGCGGTATCGCTTTCTACGTCGCCGGCCAGTTCAGCGATGCCGAGGCCGAGCTGATCGCCAGCAGCTTGCACGATCGCATGACCCAGATCATCGTCAGCCAGCTGGAACAGGCCGGCGGTCTGTTCAGCCACGCCGAGCCCAAGCCGCTGACCGCGATTGACGTGCTGGGCGGTGGCCGCGCCGCCCTCGAGAAAGCCAACACCGAACTGGGCCTGGCCCTGGCCGAGGACGAGATCGACTACCTGGTCAACGCCTTCAACGGCTTGAAGCGCAACCCGCACGACATCGAACTGATGATGTTCGCCCAGGCCAACTCCGAGCATTGCCGTCACAAGATCTTCAACGCCAGTTGGGACATTGACGGCGAAAGCCAGGAAAAAAGCCTGTTCGGCATGATCAAGAACACCTACGTGATGCACAGCGAAGGCGTTCTGTCGGCTTATAAGGACAACGCTTCGGTCATCGTCGGCTCCGTCGCCGGGCGTTTCTTCCCGGACCCTGAAACCCGCCAGTACGGCGCGGTGCAGGAGCCGGTGCACATCCTGATGAAGGTTGAAACCCACAACCACCCGACCGCGATTGCCCCGTTCCCGGGCGCCGCCACCGGCTCCGGTGGCGAAATCCGTGACGAAGGGGCTACCGGCCGTGGCGCCAAGCCAAAGGCGGGCCTGACCGGTTTCACCGTGTCCAACCTGCAGATCCCGGGCTTCGAACAGCCGTGGGAAGTGCCGTACGGCAAGCCCGAGCGCATTGTGACCGCGCTGGACATCATGATCGAAGGCCCGCTGGGCGGCGCCGCGTTCAACAACGAATTCGGGCGCCCGGCGCTGACCGGCTATTTCCGTACCTTCGAGCAGTCCATCACCACCCCGCGTGGCGACGAAGTGCGCGGCTACCACAAGCCGATCATGTTGGCCGGCGGCATGGGCAACATCCGTGAAGAACACGTCAAGAAAGGCGAGATTCTGGTCGGCTCCAAGCTGATCGTACTCGGCGGCCCGGCGATGTTGATCGGCCTGGGCGGCGGCGCCGCTTCCTCCATGGCCACCGGCACCAGCTCGGCGGACCTGGACTTCGCTTCCGTACAGCGTGAAAACCCTGAAATGGAACGCCGTTGCCAGGAAGTCATCGACCGTTGCTGGCAGTTGGGTGACAAGAACCCGATCAGCTTCATCCACGACGTCGGCGCTGGCGGTTTGTCCAACGCCTTCCCGGAACTGGTCAACGATGGCGACCGTGGTGGCCGTTTCGAACTGCGCAACATTCCAAACGACGAGCCGGGCATGGCCCCGCACGAAATCTGGAGCAACGAATCCCAGGAACGCTACGTGCTGGCCGTCGGCCCTGAAGACTTCGCGCGCTTCCAGGCCATCTGCGAACGCGAGCGTTGCCCGTTCGCGGTGGTCGGCGAAGCCACTGCCGAGCCGCAACTGACGGTCACCGACAGCCACTTCGGCAACAGCCCGGTGGACATGCCACTCGAAGTGCTGCTGGGCAAAGCCCCGCGCATGCACCGTTCGGCGGTACGTGAAGCCGAACTGGGCGATGACTTCGACCCAAGCACGCTGGAACTGGCCGACAGCATCGAACGCGTGCTGCACCACCCGGCCGTGGCGAGCAAAAGCTTCCTGATCACCATCGGCGACCGCACCATCACCGGCCTGGTTGCCCGTGACCAAATGGTTGGCCCATGGCAGGTGCCGGTGGCCGACGTTGCCGTCACCGCCACCAGCTTCGACGTCTACACCGGTGAAGCCATGGCCATGGGCGAGCGCACGCCGCTGGCCTTGCTGGACGCTCCGGCGTCGGGCCGCATGGCCATTGGTGAAACCCTCACCAACATCGCCGCGTCCCGCATCGGCAAGCTGTCCGACATCAAACTGTCGGCCAACTGGATGTCCGCTGCCGGCCACCCGGGTGAAGACGCGCGCCTGTACGACACCGTCAAGGCCGTCGGCATGGAGCTGTGCCCCGAGCTGGGTATCACCATTCCGGTGGGCAAGGACTCCATGTCCATGGCCACCCGTTGGAACGAAGACGGCACCGACAAGAGCGTGACCTCGCCGCTGTCGCTGATCGTTACCGGTTTTGCACCGGTGACCGACATCCGTCAGACCCTGACCCCGCAGCTGCGCATGGACAAGGGCACCACCGACCTGATCCTGATCGACCTGGGCCGTGGCCAGAACCGCATGGGCGCCTCGATCCTCGCGCAAACCCACGGCAAGCTCGGCAAGCACGCGCCGGACGTGGATGACGCTGAAGACCTCAAAGCGTTCTTCGCGGTGATCCAGGGCCTGAACGCCGACGGCCACCTGCTGGCGTACCACGACCGTTCCGACGGTGGTTTACTGACCAGCGTGGTGGAAATGGCCTTCGCCGGTCACTGCGGCCTGAACATCGTGCTCGACAGCGTTGCCGAGGATGCCGCCGAGATCAACGGCATCCTGTTCAACGAAGAGTTGGGCGCCGTGATCCAGGTTCGCCAGGACGCTACCCCGGACGTACTCGCACAATTCAGCGCCGCTGGCCTGGACGACTGCGTGGCGGTGATTGGCCAGCCGATCAACAACGGCGAAATCAACATCTCCTTCAACGGCGATACCGTGTTTGCCGGCCAGCGCCGTCTGCTGCAACGCCAGTGGGCCGAGACCAGCTACCAGATCCAACGCCTGCGCGATAACGCCGACTGCGCCGAGCAGGAATTCGACGTGATCCTGGAAGAAGACAACCCGGGCCTGAGCACCAAGCTCAGCTTCGACGTTAACCAGGACATCGCCGCGCCTTACATCAAGAAAGGCATCCGCCCACAAGTGGCCGTACTGCGTGAGCAGGGCGTCAACGGCCAGGTGGAAATGGCGGCCGCGTTCGACCGCGCCGGCTTCAATGCGATCGACGTGCACATGAGCGACATCCTCGCCGGTCGTGTTGACCTCAATGAGTTCAAAGGCCTGGTCGCTTGCGGCGGTTTCTCCTACGGCGACGTGCTGGGTGCCGGTGAAGGCTGGGCCAAGTCGGCGCTGTTCAACAGCCGTGCGCGCGATGCGTTCCAGGGCTTCTTCGAGCGCAACGACAGCTTCACCCTGGGTGTGTGCAACGGTTGCCAGATGATGTCCAACCTCCACGAGCTGATCCCGGGCAGCGAGTTCTGGCCGCACTTTGTGCGTAACCGTTCCGAGCAGTTCGAAGCCCGTGTCGCCATGGTGCAGGTGCAAGAGTCCAACTCGATCTTCCTGCAAGGCATGGCCGGCTCGCGTATGCCGATCGCCATCGCCCACGGTGAAGGTCACGCTGAATTCTCCAGCGAAGAAGCCTTGCTGGAAGCCGACCTGTCCGGCTGCGTGGCCATGCGTTTCGTCGATAACCACGGCAAGGTCACTGAAAGCTACCCGGCCAACCCGAACGGCTCGCCGCGCGGGATCACCGGCCTCACCAGCCGCGACGGTCGCGTGACCATCATGATGCCGCACCCGGAGCGGGTGTTCCGCGCCGTGCAGAACTCGTGGCGCCCGGAAGAGTGGAACGAAGACGGCGCCTGGATGCGCATGTTCCGCAACGCTCGCGTGTGGGTGAACTAA
- the mltF gene encoding membrane-bound lytic murein transglycosylase MltF, translating to MFSPTALRPRYAKWLIATGLFLMLSACVDKPSTLERIKEDGVLRVITRNSPATYFQDRNGETGFEYELVKRFADDLGVKLEIETADNLDDLFGQLGKPKGPVLAAAGLVSSEQRAQQVRFSHPYLEVTPQIIYRNGQSRPTTPADLVGKKIMVLKGSTHAEQLAELKKQNPAIEYEESDAVEVVDLLRMVDEGQIDLTLVDSNEVAMNQVYFPNVRVAFDLGNASNQSWAVAAGDDNSLLNEINSYLDKVEKNGTLQRLKDRYYGHVDVLGYVGAYTFAQHLQQRLPKYEKHFKAYAKEEKVDWRLLAAIGYQESLWQPAVTSKTGVRGLMMLTQNTAQAMGVSNRLDAKQSIMGGAKYLAKIKDELDDSIAEPDRTWFALAAYNVGTGHLEDARTLAKREGLNPNKWLDVKKMLPRLAQKQWYSKTRYGYARGGEPVHFVANIRRYYDILTWVTQPQLEGNQVVDGNLHVPGIDKTKPPEDTPQL from the coding sequence ATGTTCTCCCCAACTGCTTTACGCCCGCGATACGCCAAATGGCTCATCGCAACCGGACTCTTCCTGATGCTCAGCGCCTGTGTTGATAAGCCCAGCACGCTCGAGCGAATCAAGGAGGATGGCGTATTGCGGGTGATTACCCGGAACAGCCCGGCGACGTATTTCCAGGACCGCAACGGTGAAACCGGTTTCGAGTACGAACTGGTTAAGCGTTTTGCCGATGACCTGGGGGTAAAGCTGGAAATCGAGACCGCTGACAACCTCGATGACCTGTTCGGCCAATTGGGTAAACCCAAGGGCCCGGTTCTGGCCGCCGCCGGCCTGGTCAGCAGCGAGCAGCGTGCACAACAGGTGCGCTTCTCCCATCCGTACCTGGAAGTGACGCCGCAGATCATCTACCGCAACGGCCAGTCTCGCCCGACCACCCCGGCGGACCTGGTGGGCAAGAAGATCATGGTGCTCAAGGGCAGCACCCACGCCGAGCAATTGGCCGAGCTTAAAAAGCAGAACCCTGCGATTGAATACGAAGAGTCCGACGCTGTTGAAGTGGTCGACCTGCTGCGCATGGTGGACGAAGGGCAAATCGACCTGACCCTGGTGGACTCCAACGAAGTCGCGATGAACCAGGTGTACTTCCCCAACGTTCGCGTGGCGTTCGACCTGGGCAATGCCAGCAACCAGAGCTGGGCCGTGGCGGCAGGAGACGACAACAGCCTGCTCAACGAAATCAACAGCTACCTCGACAAGGTCGAGAAGAACGGCACACTGCAGCGCCTTAAAGACCGCTATTACGGGCATGTCGATGTACTCGGCTATGTCGGTGCCTACACCTTCGCGCAGCATTTGCAGCAGCGCCTGCCCAAGTACGAAAAGCATTTCAAAGCCTACGCCAAGGAAGAGAAAGTCGATTGGCGCTTACTGGCAGCCATCGGCTATCAGGAATCGCTGTGGCAGCCGGCTGTCACCTCCAAGACCGGCGTGCGCGGCCTGATGATGCTGACCCAGAACACCGCCCAGGCGATGGGCGTGTCCAACCGTCTGGACGCCAAGCAAAGCATCATGGGCGGCGCCAAGTACCTGGCCAAGATCAAGGATGAGCTGGACGACAGCATCGCCGAGCCGGACCGCACCTGGTTCGCCCTCGCCGCCTACAACGTCGGCACCGGCCATCTGGAAGATGCGCGTACGCTGGCCAAGCGAGAAGGCCTGAACCCGAACAAGTGGCTGGATGTGAAGAAGATGCTGCCGCGCCTGGCGCAAAAGCAGTGGTACAGCAAGACCCGCTACGGCTATGCGCGCGGCGGTGAGCCGGTGCACTTTGTGGCGAACATCCGGCGCTACTACGACATCCTCACGTGGGTGACCCAGCCGCAGCTGGAAGGCAACCAGGTGGTCGATGGCAACTTGCACGTGCCGGGGATCGACAAGACCAAGCCGCCGGAAGACACCCCGCAGCTGTAA
- a CDS encoding PTS transporter subunit EIIB, with product MFEKLQRAFWKALTPDLIAETVVAPTPSLLSAAMLNALGGADNLKSQQRVALTRVRVQLLDAGRLDTQALKAAGVPGVMVLTGGVVHLLTGL from the coding sequence ATGTTCGAGAAATTGCAGCGGGCGTTCTGGAAAGCCCTGACCCCGGATCTGATTGCCGAGACGGTGGTGGCGCCGACACCGAGTCTGTTGTCGGCCGCTATGCTGAATGCGTTGGGTGGCGCGGATAATCTCAAGTCGCAGCAGCGCGTGGCGCTGACGCGGGTGCGCGTGCAGCTGCTGGATGCCGGGCGCTTGGATACGCAGGCGCTGAAGGCCGCGGGTGTTCCGGGGGTGATGGTGTTGACCGGCGGCGTGGTGCATCTGCTCACCGGCCTCTGA